A genomic segment from Paenibacillus sp. FSL K6-1096 encodes:
- a CDS encoding DUF6760 family protein: MLNLEHAERERWCSEVSKINQKLSGGEEKKNFFEV, translated from the coding sequence GTGCTGAACCTGGAGCATGCCGAGCGGGAACGCTGGTGCAGCGAGGTCAGCAAAATCAACCAGAAGCTGAGCGGCGGGGAAGAGAAGAAGAACTTCTTTGAGGTGTAG
- a CDS encoding phage tail sheath C-terminal domain-containing protein: protein MANYLSPGVYVEEVSSGVKPIAGVGTSVGAFVGIAEKGVIGKAVLVTNWSQFVNEFGQFIPNGYLAYAVYNFFAEGGTSCYVVRAAPKDIQPAALTVRDTDNLDLFKVVARSEGEWGNRISVKISQSSNKQQFGFKMVVQYMLDSEFDDEYSGEDEDGKIVEIFDNMLLINFEEKINQVSAFVKVKPLVDLTILENMEKTPAFNEAALSLSGGVNGMSPIDFLGDSDSRSGIHAFDTLDNINIVAAPDLADMAYSRGTILDMLNYCKLRKDCIFIVDPPHGLSPLEVKDFKEGAGDYSGNSFNTSYGALYYPWVYINDPLTGKQKLVPPSGAIAGTYAYVDSVRGVHKAPAGTTDGYLDSVVGIEKVITKAEQELLNPGGINVIRSLPEGICVWGARTLSSDSEWHYVNVRRLMMYIEESLDEGSQWVVFEPNDPSLWGKVKRNLTAFLTRVWRDGALYGTTQEEAFFVKVDEENNPPAVRDAGQLIIEVGVAPVKPAEFVVIRVSQKTLSK, encoded by the coding sequence ATGGCAAATTATCTGTCGCCAGGAGTGTATGTAGAGGAAGTCTCAAGCGGGGTCAAGCCGATTGCCGGCGTGGGCACCTCAGTAGGGGCATTTGTCGGGATCGCCGAGAAAGGCGTAATCGGCAAAGCGGTGCTGGTCACGAACTGGAGCCAATTCGTCAACGAATTCGGCCAATTCATCCCCAATGGCTATCTGGCTTATGCCGTGTATAACTTTTTTGCGGAAGGCGGCACTTCGTGCTACGTGGTCAGAGCAGCGCCTAAGGACATTCAGCCTGCGGCCCTGACGGTCAGAGACACGGACAACCTGGATCTGTTCAAGGTGGTGGCACGCTCCGAAGGGGAGTGGGGCAACCGGATTTCGGTCAAGATCAGCCAGTCCTCCAACAAGCAGCAGTTCGGCTTCAAGATGGTTGTGCAGTATATGCTGGACAGCGAGTTTGACGATGAATACTCCGGTGAGGATGAGGATGGCAAAATCGTCGAAATTTTCGACAACATGCTGCTGATCAATTTCGAGGAGAAGATCAATCAGGTGTCCGCTTTTGTCAAGGTGAAGCCGCTGGTCGATCTGACCATTCTGGAGAACATGGAGAAGACGCCGGCCTTCAATGAGGCAGCACTGTCGCTGAGCGGCGGGGTGAACGGGATGTCACCGATTGATTTCCTGGGCGATTCGGACAGCCGGTCGGGGATTCACGCGTTCGATACCCTGGACAACATCAACATTGTAGCGGCGCCGGACCTTGCGGATATGGCCTACAGCCGGGGCACGATCCTGGACATGCTGAACTACTGCAAGCTGAGAAAAGACTGCATCTTCATCGTAGATCCTCCGCACGGCTTAAGCCCGCTGGAAGTGAAGGATTTCAAGGAAGGCGCGGGCGATTACTCGGGCAATTCCTTCAACACCTCTTATGGTGCGCTGTATTATCCATGGGTCTACATTAACGATCCGCTCACCGGAAAGCAGAAGCTGGTGCCGCCTTCAGGCGCGATTGCCGGAACCTATGCCTATGTCGATTCCGTGCGTGGTGTCCACAAGGCACCGGCAGGTACAACGGACGGCTATCTGGATTCCGTCGTCGGCATTGAGAAGGTTATCACCAAGGCGGAGCAGGAGCTGCTCAATCCGGGCGGCATCAACGTGATCCGTTCCCTGCCGGAAGGCATTTGCGTCTGGGGGGCCAGAACGCTGTCCTCCGATTCGGAATGGCACTATGTCAACGTGCGGCGCCTGATGATGTACATTGAGGAATCGCTGGACGAGGGCAGCCAGTGGGTGGTGTTTGAGCCGAATGACCCGAGCCTGTGGGGCAAGGTGAAGCGCAATCTGACGGCCTTCCTGACCCGGGTGTGGAGAGACGGTGCGCTGTACGGGACTACGCAGGAGGAAGCCTTTTTCGTCAAAGTGGACGAGGAGAATAACCCGCCTGCCGTGCGGGATGCAGGGCAGCTGATTATTGAGGTGGGCGTGGCCCCGGTCAAGCCTGCTGAATTCGTAGTGATCCGGGTCAGCCAGAAGACCCTGTCCAAATAA
- a CDS encoding ATP-binding protein: MKFKRLARTFRLGAAEADVIVERDEAPALQVITPAAAPESDLAPPYTSNHEHLAEELQRLQLRLQLRLLEAPPGSSELALLDSEIHELLDDGTGNERTISQLTSEISHLEQRISARLKASQGATSGQSGGTAPRLMLPHVASRLSLSGLELSILVACLAPELDSKYGRIYAYLQNDMSDRRPSVELVLDLFAGTAEEERLAARLLFEGDAPLMKLLERRGEYGDSLSPLLARPLKLEDWAVSLLLGYEVLDERLRETAELCLVPLPAQTGFPPELAQKLLRFVQHYSSGGARSPGSLLYCSGPDEAAKRSGIRRVCSQLGYSVLTVDIAKLLHPEAEFSGRLRLLGRHAMLAQAALLFTGFDSIVTGDDRYSLQIRLLMEMLAACAPLTFILGEAPWGVSLTGLPLQFMQLDLPFPDAAARKTIWSDFSREYWLSPEVDLEELSGSFRFTASQIRGALNAGESLAWWRGSPEGEMSASDLYQACYFQSSRRIQTLADKIQAMYTWDMLVLPGEQLNQLKEICRQVKYRALVYGEWGFAGRLSLGKGLNILFSGPPGSGKTMAAEVIATELSLELYKIDVSQIVSKYVGETEKNLSRIFDEAETSNAILFFDEADALFGKRSEVKDAHDRYANVEISYLLQKMEEYTGIVILATNLNQNLDDAFARRLHFKLEFPFPEKPQRELIWRGMFPAGAPLDPGIDYDFMAEKFMLAGGNIKNIALNAAFYAAHEGCPIGMKQIMLAAKREYLKLGRTFLQSDYAPYHTLIEVK, from the coding sequence ATGAAATTCAAAAGATTGGCCAGAACCTTTCGTCTGGGGGCTGCGGAAGCTGACGTTATTGTTGAGCGGGACGAAGCACCTGCTCTGCAAGTAATCACTCCTGCTGCAGCTCCCGAATCAGACCTTGCACCGCCGTATACCTCGAACCACGAGCATCTGGCCGAGGAGCTGCAGCGGTTGCAGCTGCGGCTGCAGCTCAGGCTGCTGGAGGCGCCGCCGGGTTCTTCTGAGCTGGCGCTGCTGGACAGTGAGATCCATGAATTGCTGGATGACGGTACCGGGAATGAGCGTACAATAAGTCAGCTAACATCGGAAATTAGTCATCTGGAGCAGCGGATCTCTGCCCGGCTGAAGGCCAGCCAAGGGGCAACCTCGGGGCAGTCCGGTGGCACCGCTCCCCGCCTGATGCTCCCGCATGTGGCTTCCAGGCTCAGCCTGTCAGGGCTTGAGCTAAGCATCCTGGTGGCCTGCCTGGCACCGGAGCTGGATTCCAAGTACGGGCGCATCTACGCGTACCTGCAGAACGACATGTCGGACAGGCGGCCGTCGGTGGAGCTTGTGCTGGATTTGTTCGCCGGGACAGCGGAGGAAGAGCGATTGGCGGCCCGCCTGCTGTTCGAGGGAGATGCGCCGCTGATGAAGCTGCTGGAGCGGCGGGGGGAATACGGCGACAGCCTGAGCCCCCTGCTGGCTCGGCCGCTGAAGCTGGAGGACTGGGCGGTAAGCCTGCTGCTTGGCTACGAGGTGCTGGACGAGCGTCTGCGGGAGACGGCAGAGCTCTGCCTGGTGCCGCTTCCGGCGCAGACCGGCTTCCCGCCGGAGCTTGCGCAGAAGCTGCTCCGGTTCGTGCAGCATTACAGCAGCGGCGGGGCGCGCAGCCCCGGCAGCCTGCTCTACTGCAGCGGCCCGGATGAGGCCGCGAAGCGCAGCGGCATCCGCAGGGTCTGCAGCCAGCTCGGGTACTCTGTGCTGACGGTGGATATTGCGAAGCTGCTGCACCCGGAGGCGGAGTTCAGCGGGCGGCTGAGACTGCTGGGACGGCACGCGATGCTTGCGCAGGCGGCGCTTCTCTTTACCGGCTTCGACAGCATCGTCACCGGAGATGACCGCTACAGTCTGCAGATACGCCTCCTGATGGAGATGCTGGCAGCCTGTGCACCGCTGACGTTCATTCTGGGAGAAGCGCCGTGGGGAGTCAGCCTGACCGGGCTGCCCCTGCAGTTCATGCAGCTCGACCTGCCCTTCCCGGATGCGGCCGCCCGCAAGACGATCTGGTCAGACTTCAGCCGGGAATACTGGCTGTCTCCGGAGGTCGACCTGGAGGAGCTCAGCGGCAGCTTCCGCTTCACCGCCAGCCAGATCCGGGGGGCGCTGAACGCAGGTGAGAGCCTCGCGTGGTGGAGAGGCTCCCCGGAGGGGGAGATGAGCGCAAGCGATCTCTACCAGGCGTGTTACTTCCAGTCCAGCCGCAGAATCCAGACGCTGGCTGACAAGATCCAGGCCATGTATACCTGGGACATGCTGGTGCTTCCCGGGGAGCAGTTGAACCAGCTTAAGGAAATCTGCCGCCAGGTGAAGTACCGGGCGCTGGTCTATGGCGAGTGGGGCTTTGCAGGACGGCTCTCCCTCGGCAAAGGGCTCAACATCCTGTTCTCCGGCCCGCCGGGCTCGGGGAAGACGATGGCGGCCGAAGTCATTGCGACAGAGCTGAGCCTGGAGCTCTACAAGATCGATGTCTCGCAGATTGTGAGCAAATACGTCGGGGAGACGGAGAAGAATCTGTCGCGGATTTTCGATGAGGCGGAGACCTCGAACGCCATTCTCTTTTTCGATGAAGCGGATGCCTTGTTCGGCAAGCGCTCAGAGGTCAAGGATGCACATGACCGGTATGCCAATGTCGAGATCAGCTATCTGCTGCAGAAGATGGAGGAATACACGGGGATTGTCATTCTGGCGACCAATCTGAATCAGAATCTGGATGATGCCTTTGCGCGCCGGCTGCACTTCAAGCTGGAGTTCCCGTTCCCGGAGAAGCCGCAGCGCGAGCTGATCTGGCGGGGGATGTTCCCGGCGGGCGCGCCGCTTGATCCGGGAATCGACTATGACTTCATGGCGGAGAAGTTCATGCTGGCCGGGGGGAACATCAAGAACATTGCCTTGAATGCGGCTTTTTATGCGGCGCATGAGGGCTGTCCGATCGGGATGAAGCAGATTATGCTGGCCGCCAAAAGAGAATATCTCAAGCTGGGCCGGACCTTCCTCCAGTCGGATTACGCTCCCTATCACACACTGATTGAGGTGAAATAA
- a CDS encoding DUF4255 domain-containing protein, whose amino-acid sequence MAVDNGTVIRDVSTSLKALLKAHVPELNDDSFISFGSPSDIDSSTMKLSMCLYYLSHSPSMRNSEKEETAGTNQFAYPPAYLDLYYLLTPYAKDRETEQLILGRIFQLFHEHPVLSGTDLKGNLAECGNEKIRISYNNLTIQDIKQLWEVFPGKPAKVSLSYLVSPVRLPADKTMTIPRVQVKELGIHPI is encoded by the coding sequence ATGGCCGTGGATAACGGTACGGTAATAAGAGATGTCAGCACCAGCCTGAAGGCGCTGCTCAAGGCGCATGTGCCCGAGCTGAACGATGACAGCTTCATCAGCTTTGGTTCACCGAGCGACATTGACAGCTCCACGATGAAGCTCTCGATGTGCTTGTATTATCTGAGCCATAGCCCGAGTATGCGCAACAGCGAGAAGGAGGAGACCGCCGGGACGAATCAGTTCGCGTATCCTCCGGCTTATCTGGATTTGTATTATCTGCTCACGCCGTATGCCAAGGACAGAGAGACCGAGCAGCTGATTCTGGGCCGGATCTTTCAGCTGTTCCATGAGCATCCGGTGCTCAGCGGCACGGATCTGAAGGGCAATCTGGCCGAATGCGGCAATGAGAAAATCCGGATCTCCTACAACAACCTGACCATTCAGGATATCAAGCAGCTGTGGGAGGTATTTCCGGGGAAGCCGGCCAAGGTCAGCCTGTCCTATCTGGTATCGCCGGTGCGGCTGCCTGCGGATAAGACAATGACGATTCCGCGGGTTCAGGTGAAGGAACTGGGCATCCATCCCATTTAG
- a CDS encoding HNH endonuclease yields MLGIIELGRRLITTLIKGLGALLKKLVSVVFAKFPGIAAKICSKIDSVVNKAVQAVNQLAQKLKTKVTQVMDFLAAKVDQALAAVQNFYSKLISTLGSLLIATFLDVMSRIGALGQAAKRSFSHLEGKMWEYLLGVDISKPMGGGAVEGGEVEQAEGAGAGAAANEKLSAEDIEMESVEQGEMDPALVQEANLKDGETKEMPGSRDPATMDSIMAEFDTGAAKQSLGGKIADGAKLRANNAKMLFDQIKSYVIKWMKAHGLQIIAGIAGVLVVAGVAFVATGGAVTVLIPPILNIITVVMQAQAIVSVAQSLAQAAGYIGTYLSQGWQKMIEPAAIALAAALAMGLVELAMAVGFKAIGAGVKKAGQAVKKGAGAAASGVKNAVGAGAKGIKSLLKSGAKLASKSGSMIIRNGKIVIKSLQKGLMKGAKKLRGLLDRILQKFKFKKFKLERKGKHIRLYGEVNPWVLLADGTIQEVDSLDGRKAGISTQAELDKIKSLKPSERIDIYNRAVAKPDGKIDFDSIKLPDTDVPPAFKQTEFASSYQDRLHQTPGKKNVKVSFEATRGESLATLKQPADPKLKQILDDAGVKGIEYKNSVPDFSPVAKAQVEVDHMLGGVGGMGKKARRINFAQADLKLVDQLNASPELARRFGMKAGSIKRSDVAKYRNRNGLTWHELNDVKTLQLVPTEINDTFGHLGGVGEINAGAFEFGGFANK; encoded by the coding sequence GTGCTGGGCATTATTGAACTGGGCCGCCGGCTGATCACCACCCTGATCAAGGGCTTAGGCGCACTGCTGAAGAAGCTGGTGTCCGTGGTCTTTGCCAAATTCCCCGGCATTGCCGCCAAAATCTGCAGCAAAATCGACAGTGTGGTCAACAAGGCTGTCCAGGCCGTGAACCAGCTGGCGCAGAAGCTGAAGACCAAAGTCACACAGGTCATGGATTTCCTGGCCGCCAAGGTGGATCAGGCGCTGGCCGCGGTGCAGAACTTCTACTCCAAGCTGATCTCCACCCTGGGCAGTCTGCTGATTGCCACGTTCCTGGATGTGATGTCCCGGATCGGCGCGCTCGGCCAGGCGGCGAAGCGTTCCTTCAGCCATCTGGAAGGCAAGATGTGGGAGTATCTGCTGGGCGTAGATATTTCGAAGCCGATGGGCGGCGGAGCTGTGGAAGGCGGGGAAGTAGAGCAGGCGGAGGGAGCTGGTGCTGGTGCAGCAGCGAACGAGAAGCTGAGCGCCGAGGACATTGAGATGGAGTCGGTGGAGCAGGGCGAAATGGACCCGGCACTGGTGCAGGAAGCCAATCTTAAGGATGGGGAAACGAAGGAGATGCCCGGCAGCCGTGACCCGGCCACGATGGACAGCATAATGGCCGAATTCGACACCGGGGCAGCGAAGCAGAGCCTTGGCGGCAAAATAGCAGACGGAGCCAAGCTGCGCGCGAACAATGCGAAAATGCTGTTTGACCAAATTAAATCATATGTAATAAAATGGATGAAGGCCCATGGTTTACAGATTATTGCAGGTATCGCGGGAGTATTGGTTGTGGCTGGCGTTGCTTTTGTCGCCACGGGCGGGGCCGTTACGGTTCTCATTCCCCCGATCCTTAATATCATTACGGTTGTCATGCAGGCTCAGGCGATTGTGTCTGTCGCACAGAGCCTGGCGCAAGCCGCCGGCTACATCGGGACCTACCTGAGCCAGGGCTGGCAGAAGATGATTGAGCCTGCCGCGATAGCGCTCGCCGCTGCACTGGCGATGGGACTGGTTGAGCTGGCGATGGCAGTTGGCTTCAAGGCCATCGGGGCCGGCGTGAAGAAAGCCGGACAAGCTGTCAAGAAAGGCGCCGGCGCGGCAGCCAGCGGTGTGAAAAACGCTGTAGGCGCAGGTGCCAAAGGCATCAAGAGCCTGCTGAAATCCGGAGCCAAGCTGGCCTCCAAGAGCGGCAGCATGATCATACGTAACGGTAAAATCGTGATTAAGAGCCTGCAAAAGGGGCTCATGAAGGGGGCCAAAAAGCTCCGGGGCCTGCTGGACCGGATTCTGCAGAAATTCAAGTTCAAGAAGTTCAAGCTGGAGCGCAAGGGCAAGCATATCCGTCTATATGGCGAGGTTAATCCTTGGGTGCTGCTGGCTGATGGAACGATTCAAGAAGTTGATAGTCTGGATGGAAGAAAAGCAGGGATCAGTACTCAGGCTGAACTGGATAAGATTAAGAGTCTGAAACCATCTGAGAGAATTGATATTTATAATAGAGCAGTCGCCAAACCAGATGGTAAGATTGATTTTGATAGTATTAAATTGCCTGATACTGATGTTCCTCCGGCATTCAAACAGACCGAGTTTGCTAGTTCTTATCAAGATAGATTACATCAAACACCTGGTAAAAAGAATGTAAAAGTAAGCTTTGAGGCAACTAGAGGTGAATCATTGGCTACTCTCAAGCAACCCGCAGATCCAAAATTAAAACAAATACTAGATGATGCTGGAGTTAAGGGAATCGAATACAAAAACTCGGTTCCTGACTTCTCGCCTGTTGCAAAAGCTCAGGTGGAAGTAGATCATATGCTAGGGGGAGTAGGGGGTATGGGGAAAAAGGCTCGACGTATTAATTTTGCCCAAGCGGATTTAAAATTAGTTGATCAGCTTAATGCCTCCCCTGAATTAGCACGTCGGTTTGGAATGAAAGCAGGATCAATTAAAAGATCAGATGTAGCAAAATATCGAAATAGAAACGGTTTAACTTGGCATGAGCTAAATGATGTAAAAACTCTACAGCTCGTTCCCACAGAGATCAATGATACATTTGGACACCTGGGTGGGGTAGGGGAAATAAATGCAGGAGCATTTGAGTTTGGTGGATTTGCTAATAAATAA
- a CDS encoding DUF2004 domain-containing protein, whose translation MIIDDEIFGELNYEFGWTKDTTIEFFGKEYEISIMIDGEEDEEIDEEQYESYSSLMQHWGELQHSFIDAILKYYIQKRHELGYDVEVNESYPLITSTDQLLNYISLSGITIPFPDINEGRDIGITFDCTWDNENGLGLRVVNEQVLKVGYQDVAI comes from the coding sequence ATGATTATAGATGATGAGATTTTTGGTGAACTGAACTATGAATTTGGTTGGACAAAAGATACCACTATTGAATTTTTTGGAAAGGAATATGAGATATCAATAATGATTGATGGTGAAGAAGATGAAGAGATTGATGAAGAACAATATGAATCATATTCTTCATTAATGCAACATTGGGGGGAGTTGCAGCATAGTTTCATAGACGCAATTTTGAAATATTATATTCAGAAGAGACATGAGCTTGGTTATGATGTGGAAGTTAATGAAAGTTATCCGTTAATTACATCGACAGATCAATTATTAAATTATATATCATTGTCAGGAATAACTATTCCGTTTCCAGACATTAATGAAGGCAGAGATATAGGGATTACGTTTGATTGTACTTGGGATAACGAGAATGGCTTGGGTCTTCGTGTAGTTAATGAACAAGTTTTAAAAGTCGGCTATCAGGATGTGGCAATTTAA
- a CDS encoding phage tail protein: protein MKANMLNIGAKRSWVPGYREDPYPAFNFMVEIDGISVAGFSEVSGLSVETQVERKSFGGENHREFAFLGPSKYSDLTLKNGVTSDEYLWNWYQNVVNGVIRRRSGSICLLDHSGTPKVWWNFIEACPIKWEGPAFSAGSSAVAVESLVLTHNGLYRYR, encoded by the coding sequence ATGAAGGCAAATATGCTAAATATCGGCGCGAAACGCAGCTGGGTGCCCGGCTACCGGGAGGATCCCTATCCGGCCTTCAACTTCATGGTGGAGATTGACGGAATCTCCGTTGCCGGGTTCTCCGAGGTCTCAGGCCTCAGTGTGGAGACACAGGTGGAGCGCAAAAGCTTCGGCGGGGAGAACCACAGGGAATTCGCATTCCTGGGGCCGTCCAAATACTCGGACCTGACGCTGAAGAACGGGGTGACGAGCGATGAATATCTCTGGAACTGGTATCAGAATGTGGTGAACGGCGTCATCAGGCGGCGCAGCGGGTCCATTTGCCTGCTGGATCATTCCGGCACGCCCAAGGTCTGGTGGAACTTCATTGAAGCCTGCCCGATCAAATGGGAAGGGCCGGCGTTCAGCGCCGGCAGCAGCGCGGTGGCAGTGGAGAGTCTGGTGCTGACCCACAACGGGCTGTACAGGTACCGGTAA
- a CDS encoding phage tail protein, with product MATGKRLDPYRNYRFRVVIDGIQTAAFADATIPDTSTEAVDYREGIDAPHSRKLSGLTKFGNITLKKGLTDSLELYNWRKSIEDKGALKNRKSLSIILVDEEGNDKAQWDILEAWPIKYDVSALSAKGNEVSVESMELVHEGVRRVR from the coding sequence ATGGCAACCGGCAAAAGATTGGACCCATACCGCAATTACCGCTTCCGGGTGGTGATTGACGGGATTCAGACCGCAGCCTTCGCAGACGCAACGATTCCAGATACGTCCACAGAGGCTGTAGATTACCGTGAGGGCATCGACGCCCCCCATTCACGCAAGCTGTCCGGCTTAACCAAATTCGGCAACATTACCTTGAAAAAAGGGCTGACCGACTCCCTGGAGCTCTACAACTGGCGCAAGTCGATTGAAGACAAGGGTGCGCTTAAGAACCGCAAGAGCTTGTCGATCATCCTGGTGGATGAGGAAGGCAATGACAAGGCCCAGTGGGATATCCTTGAAGCCTGGCCGATCAAGTATGACGTCAGCGCCCTCAGCGCCAAGGGCAACGAGGTCTCCGTCGAATCGATGGAGCTGGTGCATGAAGGCGTCCGCAGAGTGAGATAG